One Candidatus Aquicultor sp. genomic window carries:
- a CDS encoding PilZ domain-containing protein: MLSQAFDFIKSGQLIYIEDARGSSWPYGISNVLSRELVLCQALGRKSTPLYADDENIITIIIPTDNGAHLVRSKIEESDDTNSRLLLRPLSLAKHVQRRRYFRLEKPVISAYYQLIARDQDELDALPVEAMVWDLSGSGMGMIVRSPKTPYLGGDLKLIIQLPEEQEATEIVGEIVRVMPRSIIKSEYLLGVNFTKIKERDRDKIVKYITQEQLTLLKPKPSTRTAQR, from the coding sequence ATGCTATCTCAGGCTTTTGATTTCATCAAATCCGGCCAGCTCATCTACATTGAGGATGCGAGAGGCAGTTCGTGGCCATATGGTATAAGCAACGTGTTGAGCCGTGAACTTGTCTTATGCCAGGCCCTGGGCAGAAAATCCACACCCCTATACGCCGATGACGAGAATATCATCACTATCATTATCCCTACTGACAATGGAGCGCACCTCGTTCGCTCTAAGATCGAGGAAAGCGATGATACAAATTCCCGCCTGCTGCTACGTCCACTCAGCCTAGCAAAACACGTCCAACGGCGGCGCTATTTTAGACTTGAGAAACCCGTTATCAGCGCTTACTATCAATTGATAGCACGCGACCAGGACGAACTCGACGCCCTCCCCGTTGAAGCGATGGTGTGGGATCTAAGCGGAAGCGGCATGGGTATGATAGTGCGAAGCCCAAAAACCCCCTATCTTGGTGGAGACCTCAAGCTCATCATACAATTGCCTGAGGAACAAGAGGCAACTGAGATCGTCGGTGAGATCGTACGCGTGATGCCTCGCAGCATTATTAAGAGCGAATATTTGTTGGGCGTGAACTTTACTAAAATAAAAGAACGCGACCGCGACAAAATAGTCAAGTACATAACGCAAGAGCAGCTCACTTTGCTAAAGCCTAAACCGAGTACCCGTACCGCTCAACGATAG
- a CDS encoding FliA/WhiG family RNA polymerase sigma factor, producing MVTMRTAVTTPNKWVLYKVYNDAQARENLILENVSLVKYVAERVKDTLPSEIDKEDLVSYGIFGLIDAIEKFDHNRGLKFETYAIPRIRGAIVDGLRAVDTASRSMRQKAKQLGKAYVAVEKRVGRAATDNEVAQELGMNTASYNAMISQVSRLSVLYLDEIVSHDGEPGATLGERVEDKNSFNPSDLMEINEVRDSLIQGIESLSEQERLVISLYYYEDLTLKETSQVMGLSESRIAQIRVKAVLKLRGKLSHLSIDF from the coding sequence ATGGTGACAATGAGAACTGCAGTAACAACACCGAATAAATGGGTACTCTACAAAGTATACAATGATGCGCAAGCACGTGAGAACCTTATACTCGAGAACGTCTCGCTCGTCAAATACGTTGCCGAGCGCGTAAAAGATACTCTTCCCTCGGAAATCGACAAAGAAGACCTCGTAAGTTACGGCATATTCGGCCTTATTGACGCAATCGAAAAATTCGACCATAACCGCGGGCTCAAGTTTGAAACATATGCGATCCCACGGATCAGAGGGGCGATCGTCGACGGGTTGCGTGCGGTAGATACAGCCTCCCGTTCCATGCGCCAGAAAGCCAAGCAACTCGGCAAAGCGTATGTAGCCGTTGAAAAACGTGTCGGTAGAGCGGCAACTGATAATGAAGTGGCCCAAGAGCTCGGCATGAATACTGCGTCGTATAATGCAATGATCTCACAAGTAAGCAGGCTCTCGGTCCTCTACCTCGATGAAATCGTTTCACATGACGGCGAGCCGGGTGCTACGTTGGGAGAACGCGTAGAAGACAAAAATTCATTTAACCCGTCCGATCTCATGGAGATTAACGAAGTCCGAGATTCACTTATCCAGGGCATCGAATCGTTAAGCGAACAAGAACGTCTTGTAATCTCGCTTTACTATTATGAAGACCTCACGCTGAAGGAAACCAGCCAAGTCATGGGCCTTTCTGAATCTCGTATCGCCCAGATACGAGTCAAGGCTGTCCTAAAGCTTCGCGGTAAACTCTCACATCTTTCTATTGATTTCTAA
- a CDS encoding PilZ domain-containing protein, with translation MRESKVLKPGLFAMVEVKPNENWPFVIGSVSDKADSITCELLVDEPRPINVKVGDELTLVCSTEVGVYRFPTKITAIETDPIRLTLAPQRDGATHIQRREFFRLSRPLVRASYRPLLGPEDIFHSELKEAPVKDLSGNGISFIISINEELAAGMPLRTEIELAGGRIVNLVGEVVRCLTNEPVMGKSLLCVHFSLIEECDRDRIIGQLFREQLDRAGRRRRLSRRN, from the coding sequence ATGCGAGAATCAAAGGTTTTAAAGCCGGGGCTTTTTGCCATGGTCGAAGTAAAGCCGAATGAGAACTGGCCGTTTGTGATCGGATCGGTCTCCGACAAGGCAGATAGCATAACGTGCGAATTGTTAGTAGACGAACCTCGGCCGATCAATGTTAAAGTCGGAGATGAGCTTACGCTCGTCTGCTCAACCGAAGTAGGCGTCTACCGGTTCCCAACAAAAATAACGGCAATCGAGACAGACCCGATACGACTTACCCTCGCCCCCCAGCGCGATGGTGCAACCCATATACAGCGCCGTGAGTTCTTTAGGCTCTCACGCCCGCTGGTCCGTGCGTCTTACCGACCGCTTCTCGGGCCTGAGGATATTTTCCACAGCGAGCTTAAGGAAGCCCCCGTAAAAGACCTGAGCGGTAACGGCATCTCATTTATTATATCTATCAACGAAGAGCTGGCTGCGGGTATGCCGCTTCGTACCGAGATCGAGCTTGCCGGCGGCCGGATAGTAAACTTGGTTGGCGAGGTTGTCAGGTGTTTAACCAACGAGCCGGTTATGGGCAAAAGCCTGCTGTGCGTACATTTTTCATTAATTGAAGAGTGCGACCGCGACCGCATTATCGGACAACTATTCAGGGAGCAGCTCGACCGGGCAGGAAGAAGGCGCCGGCTCTCCAGGAGAAACTAA
- a CDS encoding MinD/ParA family protein, translated as MNDQAKKLRELAQRIREERDRINLIIDPMARRPEVEPIELNIPDIKELGGYPSTEPEPPAEKIVGPNQPIENIAETQPAVSTGATEPTARTRPELQVNIQRINTPIQPASPAAAIAPAFEPETVPVPKLQPEPEPENSLSHTMPKSTSSTLSPTAYGGKALSPTRVIAVSSGKGGVGKSNLVANLGIALAMRGRKTLILDADLGLANIDVIFGINPKFNLKHLVDGEKSLSEIVINGPHSLKIVPGGSGMPELADMGKERQQNLIDSFVELERDSDITLIDTGAGISNDVISFILAAREAIIITTPEPTAITDAYGLIKVLTQRDMDVDIKLVVNMTSTEKEGRDIADRIVMAAKQFLNKRVETLGYIVSDIAVNSAVRKQQPFILEFPGARASKCIRQIAATLDQTLLKDAQAGGHNGFRGFLSRLFER; from the coding sequence ATGAATGATCAAGCTAAAAAGCTTCGTGAATTAGCACAACGAATACGAGAAGAACGCGACCGGATTAACTTAATCATTGATCCGATGGCGCGACGGCCTGAGGTCGAGCCAATCGAACTTAACATCCCTGATATAAAAGAGCTGGGCGGCTACCCATCAACCGAGCCGGAACCGCCTGCTGAGAAAATAGTTGGACCCAATCAGCCAATCGAAAACATTGCTGAGACGCAGCCTGCGGTATCGACCGGCGCGACCGAGCCGACCGCTCGCACGCGACCGGAGCTGCAGGTTAACATACAGCGAATCAATACCCCAATTCAACCGGCGAGCCCGGCAGCTGCCATCGCCCCGGCATTTGAGCCGGAAACAGTGCCTGTACCGAAACTGCAACCCGAGCCGGAGCCTGAAAACAGCTTATCCCATACTATGCCAAAGAGCACGTCGAGTACCCTGTCACCCACCGCATACGGGGGCAAAGCGCTGTCACCCACCCGGGTCATTGCGGTTAGCAGCGGCAAAGGCGGCGTGGGAAAATCAAATCTGGTCGCCAACCTCGGCATTGCACTTGCAATGCGCGGCAGGAAAACGCTTATCCTTGACGCTGATTTAGGTCTTGCTAATATAGACGTCATCTTCGGCATAAACCCGAAGTTTAATTTGAAACACCTGGTCGACGGCGAAAAATCGCTGAGTGAGATTGTGATTAACGGACCGCATTCCTTGAAAATCGTGCCCGGCGGCTCAGGTATGCCGGAGCTTGCCGACATGGGTAAAGAGCGGCAACAGAATCTCATCGATAGCTTTGTCGAGCTCGAACGAGACTCCGATATAACGCTGATTGATACCGGCGCCGGCATATCCAACGATGTAATTTCGTTTATCCTTGCGGCACGTGAAGCCATTATTATCACGACACCCGAACCGACCGCAATTACCGATGCATATGGGTTAATAAAAGTCCTAACGCAGCGAGATATGGATGTCGATATAAAACTCGTAGTCAACATGACTTCAACAGAAAAAGAGGGCCGGGATATCGCCGATCGCATCGTTATGGCAGCAAAGCAATTCCTGAACAAGCGGGTCGAGACATTGGGTTACATCGTCTCCGATATCGCTGTAAACTCGGCGGTGCGAAAACAACAACCGTTTATCCTTGAATTCCCCGGCGCACGCGCATCGAAGTGCATTAGACAAATCGCGGCGACGCTGGATCAAACATTACTCAAGGATGCGCAAGCTGGAGGGCATAACGGATTTCGTGGATTCCTCTCAAGATTGTTTGAAAGATAG
- the flhF gene encoding flagellar biosynthesis protein FlhF — MRIKRYEASSMEEAISKVKSDLGPEAIILHTRKLDRTWPVNMFKRGSVEITAALDVNLMDAAREQLPVSVEPGDEVPEMVGEAIDERFDQIQSEIEEIKSIVKTIASQLTDPLFQEVPACFLDVYEKLLHAKVEDELAKKLMKAIQSQLTTSELATPEKLREKLVSEIARHIPVCPPLHLESGKRKVIALIGPTGAGKTTTLAKLAARYCLYEGKSAVFLTADTYRIAAVDQLKTYAEIIGAPIEIVFNNQDAREALARHEDKDLVLIDTAGRSPLNESQMGELAALMNVCNPDEIHLVLSITTKLSDQVNAIKRFSVVPISKLIFTKLDESNSPGTMLNIVSKTKLPISYVAIGQNVPEDIKVAEPYKVANLMLGVPLDE; from the coding sequence GTGAGAATCAAACGTTATGAAGCCTCAAGCATGGAAGAAGCAATATCAAAGGTAAAATCAGATCTGGGTCCAGAGGCTATTATTTTACACACCCGGAAACTCGATCGCACCTGGCCCGTAAATATGTTTAAACGCGGATCGGTTGAGATAACCGCCGCTCTCGATGTAAATCTAATGGATGCGGCCCGGGAACAGCTTCCTGTTTCCGTCGAGCCGGGCGACGAAGTGCCCGAGATGGTGGGTGAAGCAATCGATGAGCGCTTTGATCAAATACAGAGCGAGATCGAAGAAATAAAATCTATCGTAAAGACAATCGCCAGCCAACTGACCGATCCGCTTTTCCAGGAAGTGCCCGCTTGCTTCCTGGATGTCTACGAAAAGCTGCTGCACGCAAAAGTTGAGGATGAGCTTGCAAAGAAGCTTATGAAAGCCATTCAGAGCCAGCTCACCACATCCGAGCTCGCAACGCCGGAGAAGCTGCGGGAGAAGCTGGTCAGCGAAATCGCACGGCACATCCCCGTTTGCCCTCCCCTTCATCTTGAGAGCGGCAAACGCAAGGTAATAGCGCTTATCGGACCGACCGGTGCCGGCAAAACCACGACGCTTGCAAAACTTGCGGCGCGCTATTGCTTGTACGAAGGTAAAAGCGCCGTGTTTCTAACCGCCGATACATACCGCATTGCCGCGGTAGACCAGCTGAAAACTTACGCGGAAATTATCGGGGCGCCTATTGAAATTGTCTTTAACAACCAGGACGCACGCGAAGCGCTCGCACGCCATGAGGATAAAGACCTTGTGCTGATTGATACCGCCGGGCGAAGCCCGCTTAACGAATCGCAAATGGGCGAGCTTGCCGCCCTTATGAACGTTTGCAATCCAGACGAGATCCACTTGGTTTTGAGTATCACAACTAAGCTTTCCGACCAGGTAAATGCCATTAAGCGGTTCTCGGTCGTACCGATTAGCAAACTTATCTTTACCAAACTTGACGAATCGAATTCACCCGGGACAATGCTTAACATTGTTAGTAAAACGAAGCTCCCGATCTCATATGTCGCAATAGGACAGAACGTACCGGAAGATATAAAAGTTGCCGAACCATATAAGGTTGCAAATCTAATGCTAGGGGTGCCGTTAGATGAATGA
- the flhA gene encoding flagellar biosynthesis protein FlhA, with protein MATNEAANASFMSQLSRYNDAMLALIIGLVVVLLIVQIPGPILDSLLVFNFILAIIVLLVTMYNHEPIQFSMFPTLLLIMTLLRAGLYISTTRAILSIGNAGSVVSAFGSIMIGDNFVVGIIIFIILSVIQFIVITSGTTRISEVTARFTLDAMPGKQMAIDSDLNAGLITEEQARERRKKVQKEADFYGAMDGASKYVKGDAIASIIIAIVNLVGGFIVGATQQGLDLMTSLQTFGQIAIGAGLVIQVPTILMSTASGVIVTRVASDTNMGEDISKQLLNQPRALAIAGILVTLFGFVPGMPKFPFLAMGALAGVAAYYIGQAAKKTAALEALAPVEEKAAAPENLVDMLQVDPMELEIGYGLIPLVDPDQGGEILDRITLMRRQIAMELGYVVPPIRIRDNIQLPSSEYRVKIKGVDIAKSEIHLAQILAIDAGLTTDTIPGSATREPAFGLPAVWVFPDQREQAEIMGYTVVDPTSALITHLSEITKKYAHELISRQDVQQVLESVKQNYPVVVEELVPSTLTVGELQQVLQNLLSERVSIRDMVTILEALGDAARSTRNIDILTEHARQAVGRNICRQHQFGEGSLSVITVDPLIEKEIADAVEYTEQGILISLDPTTTQRVVDGVSKALEGALSLGINPILLCSANIRRPLRKIAERKLPDLAVLSYNEVAPEFELQSVGMVNLA; from the coding sequence ATGGCAACTAACGAAGCAGCAAACGCATCATTTATGTCACAACTGAGCCGGTACAACGACGCGATGCTCGCCCTGATTATTGGGCTGGTTGTGGTGCTTCTTATCGTTCAGATTCCCGGTCCTATCCTCGACTCGCTGCTTGTTTTTAACTTTATCCTAGCGATAATAGTGCTCTTGGTAACCATGTATAACCACGAGCCGATCCAGTTCTCGATGTTCCCTACCCTGCTGCTCATTATGACGCTCTTACGGGCAGGTCTTTATATATCTACAACTAGAGCGATTCTCTCCATCGGAAACGCCGGTAGCGTGGTTAGCGCCTTCGGCTCGATTATGATCGGGGATAATTTCGTCGTCGGTATTATTATCTTTATTATACTTTCAGTCATACAGTTCATCGTTATCACTTCCGGTACAACGCGTATCTCGGAAGTCACCGCTCGTTTTACTTTGGATGCGATGCCGGGTAAGCAGATGGCGATTGATTCCGACCTAAACGCCGGTCTCATAACCGAAGAGCAGGCGCGCGAGCGCCGCAAGAAAGTCCAAAAAGAAGCCGATTTCTACGGCGCTATGGACGGTGCGTCGAAGTACGTCAAGGGCGATGCGATTGCGAGTATTATCATTGCGATCGTCAACTTGGTCGGCGGTTTTATCGTCGGTGCGACGCAGCAGGGGCTCGACCTTATGACATCACTGCAAACGTTCGGCCAAATCGCCATCGGTGCCGGCCTTGTTATACAGGTTCCGACAATTCTTATGTCGACGGCATCAGGCGTTATCGTCACGCGAGTCGCCTCAGATACGAACATGGGCGAGGATATCTCCAAGCAGCTTCTGAACCAGCCCCGTGCGCTCGCAATCGCGGGGATTCTCGTTACGCTGTTCGGTTTTGTCCCCGGGATGCCAAAATTTCCGTTTTTAGCTATGGGAGCCCTTGCGGGAGTTGCCGCGTACTACATCGGGCAAGCGGCGAAAAAGACGGCTGCGTTGGAAGCGCTGGCTCCGGTTGAAGAAAAGGCGGCCGCCCCCGAGAACCTTGTCGACATGCTGCAGGTCGATCCGATGGAACTTGAAATTGGTTACGGCCTCATCCCGCTTGTCGATCCCGACCAGGGCGGCGAGATACTCGACCGCATAACGCTCATGCGCCGCCAGATCGCGATGGAGTTGGGCTACGTTGTGCCGCCGATTCGTATCCGTGATAACATTCAGCTGCCATCTAGCGAATACCGGGTCAAGATTAAAGGTGTCGATATCGCCAAGTCAGAGATCCACCTGGCGCAAATCCTTGCCATCGATGCCGGGCTAACCACCGACACGATACCCGGCTCCGCAACGCGAGAGCCGGCGTTCGGGCTTCCGGCGGTCTGGGTTTTCCCGGACCAGCGAGAGCAAGCTGAGATTATGGGATATACGGTCGTCGATCCAACATCGGCCTTGATTACACACCTTTCAGAGATAACCAAGAAATATGCGCACGAACTTATCAGCAGGCAAGACGTGCAGCAAGTTCTTGAGAGCGTCAAGCAAAATTACCCGGTCGTTGTGGAGGAACTCGTACCGAGCACGCTCACCGTCGGCGAGCTGCAGCAGGTTCTGCAAAATCTCTTATCCGAGCGTGTCTCGATCAGAGACATGGTTACCATTCTTGAAGCGCTCGGCGACGCAGCACGCTCGACGCGCAATATCGATATCTTAACCGAGCACGCCCGTCAGGCAGTCGGCAGAAATATTTGCAGGCAGCATCAATTTGGTGAAGGTTCACTTTCCGTTATTACCGTCGATCCACTGATCGAGAAAGAGATTGCGGACGCCGTCGAATATACCGAGCAAGGTATTCTTATTTCGCTTGATCCTACAACTACACAGCGTGTTGTTGACGGTGTTTCAAAGGCGCTTGAAGGCGCTCTGTCATTAGGGATAAATCCGATTTTGTTGTGTTCGGCAAATATTCGACGCCCCTTACGAAAAATAGCAGAGAGGAAGCTGCCCGATTTGGCGGTTTTATCTTACAATGAAGTGGCACCCGAATTTGAACTCCAATCTGTTGGGATGGTGAACCTGGCGTGA
- the flhB gene encoding flagellar biosynthesis protein FlhB, with amino-acid sequence MPPSDGRTEKATPKRRQEARRRGQVAKSMELNSALIILAIFVAMRTFGGGIFTDLTNVMTYYLQSPAKTELNETVVTTMFLNLALLFLKMILPIALVALAVGVTASLAQVGFLFSAKPLVPDAKKINPLSGAARLFSSRAAVELLKALIKIGMVSYLTYTIISNRYDEIIHTIDMDINQSMSTLGSIAYEIGIKTSIVLLIIAVLDYAWQRYTHEKSLRMTKQEIKEEYKQSEGDPHVKARIRQKQRELAQGRMMQMVPNADVVITNPTHLAIALQYDPETMGAPKVVAKGQRLIAEKIRELAKEHNIPIIEDKPLARALYKAVDIDEEVPYDLYKAVAEILAYVYQISKRGPLARAGRPNNPSMG; translated from the coding sequence ATGCCGCCATCCGATGGACGCACCGAAAAAGCCACACCGAAACGACGACAAGAGGCCCGGAGACGGGGCCAGGTAGCTAAGAGCATGGAGCTTAACTCCGCGCTCATAATTTTGGCAATTTTTGTCGCGATGCGAACATTCGGTGGGGGCATCTTTACCGATCTCACCAATGTTATGACCTATTACCTGCAAAGCCCTGCTAAGACTGAGCTTAACGAGACGGTCGTAACGACCATGTTTCTCAATCTCGCGCTTCTGTTTCTAAAGATGATTCTGCCGATCGCCCTTGTCGCCCTTGCAGTGGGTGTTACCGCAAGCCTCGCACAGGTCGGGTTCCTCTTCTCGGCAAAACCGCTTGTGCCTGATGCAAAAAAAATCAACCCGCTCTCCGGCGCCGCCCGGCTCTTTTCAAGCCGCGCTGCAGTCGAGCTCTTGAAGGCCTTGATTAAGATAGGCATGGTTAGCTACCTCACGTATACAATCATCAGTAACCGCTACGACGAAATCATTCACACTATCGATATGGATATCAACCAATCGATGAGCACGCTCGGGTCGATCGCCTATGAGATCGGCATAAAAACGAGCATCGTCTTACTGATTATTGCGGTACTCGATTATGCATGGCAGCGTTACACACACGAGAAAAGCCTGCGCATGACCAAGCAAGAGATTAAAGAAGAATACAAGCAATCCGAGGGCGATCCGCACGTCAAAGCGCGAATCCGGCAAAAACAGCGCGAGCTTGCGCAGGGCAGGATGATGCAGATGGTTCCGAACGCCGATGTCGTCATCACCAACCCGACGCACCTAGCTATCGCCCTACAATACGATCCCGAGACTATGGGGGCGCCAAAAGTTGTCGCCAAGGGGCAACGCCTCATCGCAGAGAAGATAAGGGAGCTCGCCAAGGAACATAATATCCCGATCATCGAGGACAAACCGCTTGCCCGTGCGCTGTATAAAGCGGTCGACATTGATGAAGAGGTGCCATATGATCTCTACAAGGCCGTCGCTGAAATCCTCGCCTATGTCTATCAGATCAGCAAGAGAGGGCCCTTGGCTCGGGCTGGTCGCCCGAACAATCCGTCCATGGGCTGA
- the fliR gene encoding flagellar biosynthetic protein FliR, with product MDLLQADPKQLLTFLLVLTRVSGVFFLAPVLGSRSVPAQIKVALSLMTAIVLFSFVPAAQISPTINMLDYALLVAKEFSVGALIGFTATIIFQGFLVAGQIIDFQMGFGMVNVIDPLSNISISLMGQFKNLLAVLVFLAINGHHYLLTALSKSFDIVPLTTFTMTSAVSGHFLNTIVDMFVIGLKIGGPAIGVLFITDLALGIVARTVPQMNVFVVGMPLKILIGFVTLIAMLSFFFAYVLRVFDQMPAQLLGAIK from the coding sequence GTGGACTTATTGCAGGCAGATCCCAAGCAACTCCTTACCTTTCTACTGGTCTTGACCCGCGTATCCGGCGTCTTTTTCCTAGCTCCGGTTTTAGGCAGCCGCAGCGTGCCCGCACAAATTAAAGTCGCCCTTTCGCTAATGACGGCGATCGTACTCTTCTCCTTTGTCCCTGCCGCACAGATCAGCCCGACGATAAATATGCTCGATTACGCGCTCCTGGTAGCTAAAGAGTTTTCAGTCGGCGCGCTTATTGGGTTTACGGCAACAATCATTTTTCAGGGATTTCTTGTTGCCGGACAGATTATCGATTTTCAGATGGGCTTTGGTATGGTCAACGTCATCGACCCGTTAAGCAACATCTCGATTTCACTGATGGGCCAGTTTAAAAACCTGCTTGCCGTACTCGTGTTTCTTGCAATTAACGGTCATCACTACTTGTTAACGGCGCTGTCAAAGAGTTTTGATATCGTGCCGCTTACTACATTTACCATGACATCGGCGGTCTCCGGTCACTTCCTGAATACAATCGTCGATATGTTCGTAATCGGCTTAAAAATCGGCGGCCCGGCTATCGGTGTGTTGTTTATCACTGATCTTGCCCTCGGTATTGTCGCGCGAACCGTACCGCAGATGAATGTTTTTGTCGTCGGCATGCCGCTTAAGATCCTCATCGGATTCGTCACTCTTATCGCCATGCTCTCGTTCTTCTTTGCATACGTGCTGAGAGTATTCGACCAAATGCCGGCCCAACTTCTCGGCGCCATAAAGTAG
- the fliQ gene encoding flagellar biosynthesis protein FliQ, with translation MTDSLAMELAKNALVITLEISLPILLFSLVAGLVISILQAVTQIQEFTLTFIPKILATMLALALFGPWMLHLIIDFTSKLLINLPNYLK, from the coding sequence ATGACCGATTCTCTAGCGATGGAGCTTGCTAAGAACGCGCTGGTTATTACACTTGAGATTTCACTGCCAATTCTATTATTCAGCCTGGTTGCCGGTCTGGTTATTAGTATTCTGCAAGCGGTAACGCAGATACAGGAATTTACGCTGACGTTTATTCCTAAGATTCTTGCAACCATGCTTGCCCTCGCGTTGTTCGGGCCGTGGATGCTGCATCTCATTATCGATTTTACGAGCAAACTGCTGATCAACTTACCGAACTATTTAAAATAG
- the fliP gene encoding flagellar type III secretion system pore protein FliP (The bacterial flagellar biogenesis protein FliP forms a type III secretion system (T3SS)-type pore required for flagellar assembly.): MMKVLRGRKRALLLSALAITILCIFMTSSVAAETASSSSAIPLPKLSLGIDQAQGSGDVSTSVQLLMLLTVLSLAPSLLIMVTSFTRIVIVLAFIRNALGTQQIPPTQVLVGLALFLTFFVMAPVFGQVNDNAIKPYTAKKITYNQAYTRAIEPVRHFMFKQTREKDLALFVYLAKIKRPKTQADVPTFVLIPSFIISELRAAFIIGFLIFIPFLIIDMVVASVLMSMGMMMVPPVMISLPLKILLFVLVDGWHLVTRALVMGFN, from the coding sequence ATGATGAAGGTACTCCGTGGGCGCAAGAGAGCATTGTTGCTAAGTGCGCTCGCTATCACCATTTTATGTATCTTTATGACGAGTAGCGTCGCCGCTGAGACGGCCTCCAGCTCGAGCGCTATTCCGCTGCCCAAGCTATCACTTGGTATCGATCAGGCGCAAGGGTCTGGCGATGTTTCGACCAGCGTACAGTTGCTCATGCTTCTTACGGTACTGTCGTTGGCTCCGTCGCTTTTGATCATGGTAACATCGTTTACTCGAATCGTTATCGTACTGGCGTTTATTCGAAATGCGCTCGGTACACAGCAGATTCCCCCGACACAAGTGCTCGTCGGCCTTGCGCTCTTCTTAACATTTTTCGTCATGGCCCCGGTATTCGGGCAAGTCAACGATAATGCTATCAAGCCGTACACGGCAAAGAAAATCACCTACAACCAAGCATATACACGAGCGATCGAGCCGGTACGTCATTTTATGTTTAAGCAGACGCGGGAAAAAGACCTGGCGCTTTTTGTGTACCTCGCCAAGATCAAACGGCCGAAAACACAAGCTGATGTACCGACCTTCGTTCTTATCCCTTCGTTTATTATCAGCGAACTGAGAGCCGCCTTTATTATCGGCTTTTTGATATTTATACCGTTTCTCATTATCGATATGGTGGTCGCCAGCGTGCTGATGTCGATGGGCATGATGATGGTGCCGCCGGTTATGATATCGCTGCCGCTTAAAATATTGTTGTTCGTATTAGTCGATGGCTGGCATCTCGTAACACGAGCCCTGGTTATGGGCTTCAACTAG
- a CDS encoding flagellar biosynthetic protein FliO, whose protein sequence is MYTAVGAANESASASSAASSKAKKNSATQSSNSESQTELNLQDYQDPGQPQKQQSVLSGIIGTIWNVIKYAFYLGLVLAVGFLAIYGVKFFTTKYNTLTGGGQELVNVVEVRYIAPGKAICLVEIAGKVVVLGVAGNNINHLSDIDEPEQVEFIKHKAAQKPEPLQPFQSALEKVTNRFVYAPAKQSKKSKSARPARTNREPSQRTPQRGQNNTNNWADDLHSTGDNIRKLLDDIKEQEKRARGTDQPPKPGRGDERR, encoded by the coding sequence GTGTATACTGCCGTTGGCGCCGCTAATGAATCGGCGAGTGCTTCATCGGCGGCATCCAGTAAAGCGAAAAAGAATAGTGCGACCCAATCATCGAACAGCGAATCGCAAACTGAACTTAACTTGCAGGATTATCAAGATCCCGGGCAACCACAGAAGCAGCAAAGCGTACTCTCCGGTATCATTGGGACCATCTGGAACGTTATTAAGTATGCTTTCTACCTGGGGCTTGTGCTAGCAGTCGGCTTCCTGGCAATTTACGGTGTGAAGTTCTTTACGACAAAATACAACACGCTAACCGGCGGCGGCCAGGAACTAGTGAATGTTGTTGAGGTGCGCTATATCGCTCCCGGCAAGGCCATCTGCTTGGTTGAAATTGCCGGCAAGGTGGTCGTTCTTGGTGTGGCCGGTAACAATATTAATCATTTAAGCGATATCGATGAGCCGGAACAAGTAGAGTTCATCAAACATAAAGCGGCGCAAAAGCCGGAACCCCTCCAACCGTTCCAGAGCGCGCTCGAAAAAGTTACCAATCGTTTCGTGTATGCACCCGCAAAACAATCAAAAAAATCGAAATCGGCTCGACCGGCGCGCACCAACCGGGAACCTTCTCAACGAACTCCTCAGCGCGGCCAAAATAATACTAATAATTGGGCCGATGATCTGCATTCAACCGGTGACAATATACGGAAACTCCTCGATGATATCAAAGAGCAAGAGAAGCGTGCACGGGGCACAGACCAGCCTCCGAAGCCCGGTAGAGGTGACGAGCGTAGATGA